A stretch of the Mycobacterium sp. ITM-2016-00317 genome encodes the following:
- a CDS encoding aldehyde dehydrogenase family protein encodes MAVLLGGMTARREPMPAILERQRAAFVADGPPDAALRRNRIDRMLALVLDNADDFVDAMSADFGTRPRAGSLFTEIMGMISVIEHTRSHVREWMKPAALMRPARPLGLRAEVRPSPLGVVGIIGPWNFPLNLVVLPAVAAFAAGNRVMIKMSEVTPRTAELMTAVAPAYFDATELAVITGDADVAAAFAAMPFDHLFFTGSPSVGALVQRAAAANLVPVTLELGGKNPVVVGPAADVERAAARITQGRMINGGQVCVCPDYVFVPADRMEKFVAIARDTLRGMFASIVDNDDYCSSVNEANFDRVVGLIEDARAKGARVETVAPPHETLPDRRTRKIAPTLLLGVDDGMRIAGEETFGPVLTVAPYERLTDVVDHVNARPAPLVAYWFGPDDADFRWFVEHTRSGGVARNDFAAQMIPSSAPFGGVGRSGMGAYHGKAGFDAFSHYRTVVGSDLPFTVTGRAAPPFTRSMTMTTTLALRMARRRTRRRLRKR; translated from the coding sequence ATGGCAGTGCTGCTGGGCGGCATGACCGCCAGGCGGGAACCGATGCCGGCGATCCTCGAACGGCAGCGGGCGGCGTTCGTCGCCGACGGCCCGCCCGATGCGGCGCTGCGCCGCAACCGCATCGACCGGATGCTTGCCCTGGTCCTCGACAACGCCGACGACTTCGTCGACGCGATGTCCGCGGACTTCGGCACCCGGCCACGCGCCGGATCGCTGTTCACCGAGATCATGGGCATGATCTCGGTGATCGAACACACCAGATCCCATGTGCGGGAATGGATGAAGCCGGCCGCGCTGATGCGCCCGGCACGTCCGCTCGGCCTGCGGGCCGAGGTGCGGCCGTCACCGCTCGGTGTGGTCGGGATCATCGGCCCGTGGAATTTCCCACTGAACCTGGTGGTGCTGCCCGCCGTGGCGGCCTTCGCCGCGGGCAACCGGGTGATGATCAAGATGTCGGAGGTGACACCCCGGACCGCCGAGCTGATGACGGCCGTGGCGCCCGCCTATTTCGACGCCACCGAACTCGCGGTGATCACCGGGGACGCCGACGTCGCCGCGGCTTTCGCCGCAATGCCGTTCGACCACCTGTTCTTCACCGGGTCTCCGTCGGTGGGCGCGCTGGTGCAACGGGCGGCCGCAGCCAACCTGGTGCCGGTGACCCTGGAGCTCGGTGGCAAGAACCCGGTGGTGGTCGGCCCCGCAGCCGATGTGGAGCGTGCCGCTGCGCGAATCACGCAGGGCCGCATGATCAACGGCGGCCAGGTGTGCGTGTGCCCGGACTACGTGTTCGTGCCGGCCGACCGGATGGAGAAGTTCGTCGCGATCGCCCGGGACACCCTGCGCGGCATGTTCGCCTCGATCGTCGACAACGACGACTACTGCTCGTCGGTCAACGAGGCCAACTTCGACCGCGTCGTCGGCCTGATCGAGGACGCCCGAGCGAAGGGCGCCCGGGTGGAGACGGTGGCGCCGCCACACGAGACCCTTCCCGACCGCCGGACGCGCAAGATCGCGCCGACGCTATTGCTCGGCGTCGACGACGGCATGCGGATCGCCGGCGAGGAGACGTTCGGCCCGGTGCTCACCGTCGCGCCCTACGAACGGCTCACCGACGTCGTCGACCACGTCAACGCGCGCCCCGCGCCGCTGGTGGCCTACTGGTTCGGCCCCGACGACGCCGATTTCCGGTGGTTCGTCGAACACACCCGCAGCGGGGGCGTCGCCCGCAATGACTTTGCCGCACAGATGATCCCGTCGTCGGCGCCGTTCGGCGGCGTCGGGCGCAGCGGCATGGGCGCCTACCACGGCAAGGCGGGGTTCGACGCGTTCAGCCACTACCGCACGGTGGTGGGCAGCGACCTGCCGTTCACCGTCACCGGCCGCGCGGCGCCACCGTTCACCCGGTCGATGACGATGACCACCACGCTGGCGCTGCGGATGGCCCGGCGCCGCACGCGCAGGCGGCTCAGGAAACGCTGA
- a CDS encoding cysteine hydrolase, which yields MNIPLAELVLPAHTAVVTQECQRAVVGPDAGLAVLAEEARREALPNIARLLPVARTAGASVVHCLVQRRADGRGANHNAKLFALGASGVGITPGSPGTEPVPELGLQPTDLVLHRWHGLGPMGGTDLDAILRNLDVRTIVAVGVSVNVAITNLVMDAVNAGYRVVLPRDAVAGIPAEYATAVIDNTLKRLATVTTTDDLIAAWT from the coding sequence ATGAATATTCCACTCGCCGAACTCGTCTTGCCCGCGCACACCGCGGTGGTGACGCAGGAGTGCCAGCGCGCCGTGGTCGGACCCGATGCCGGACTTGCCGTGCTGGCCGAGGAGGCGCGCCGGGAGGCACTGCCCAATATCGCCCGGCTGCTGCCCGTGGCCAGGACCGCGGGCGCATCGGTGGTGCACTGCCTGGTGCAGCGACGCGCCGACGGGCGCGGAGCCAATCACAACGCCAAGCTCTTCGCGCTCGGCGCGTCCGGGGTGGGCATCACCCCGGGCAGCCCCGGCACCGAACCCGTTCCCGAGCTGGGGCTGCAGCCAACGGATCTCGTGCTGCACCGCTGGCACGGCCTGGGCCCGATGGGCGGCACCGACCTCGACGCCATCCTGCGCAACCTCGACGTCCGCACCATCGTGGCCGTCGGCGTGTCGGTGAACGTCGCGATCACCAACCTGGTGATGGACGCCGTCAACGCCGGCTACCGGGTGGTCCTGCCCCGCGACGCCGTCGCGGGGATACCGGCGGAGTATGCGACCGCGGTCATCGACAACACGCTGAAGCGGCTGGCGACGGTGACCACCACCGACGACCTGATCGCCGCGTGGACATGA
- a CDS encoding Rieske 2Fe-2S domain-containing protein, producing the protein MKVPFTWKVTGWFMIGWSAEYEVGDVKALKYFGEDLAVYRDESGLLHVLEAHCKHLGAHIGHGGKVVGDCVECPFHGWRWGPDGANTYIPYQPDRPNRGLRLRSYPVQEQYGCVFVWHQPQGKEPQWELPDIFHKFPQFETDANAYYRPYPEFSSRADAIPVHPQIVAENGPDSSHFRYVHGASVTPVCLHWEHVDEEWRFLTGWPDARSDNPDTMALRIHSHFSGLGFAMSAFEGSSNHRLIFACTPVDDEVSDMFYSIWWPKLPGETSDVPPPQVIEKVERQFLKTVWEDCDIWRYQRYVENPPLAKVDAKPYMALRNWAQRFYEVPPAGAATG; encoded by the coding sequence ATGAAGGTCCCGTTCACCTGGAAGGTCACCGGCTGGTTCATGATCGGCTGGTCGGCCGAGTACGAGGTCGGTGACGTCAAGGCGCTCAAGTACTTCGGCGAGGACCTGGCCGTATACCGGGACGAGTCCGGCCTGTTGCACGTCCTGGAGGCGCACTGCAAACACCTCGGCGCCCACATCGGCCACGGCGGCAAGGTCGTCGGTGACTGCGTCGAATGCCCGTTCCACGGCTGGCGGTGGGGACCCGACGGCGCCAACACCTACATTCCCTACCAGCCGGACCGGCCCAACCGCGGCCTGCGACTGCGCAGCTACCCGGTCCAGGAGCAGTACGGCTGCGTCTTCGTGTGGCACCAGCCCCAGGGCAAGGAACCGCAGTGGGAACTGCCCGACATCTTCCACAAGTTCCCGCAGTTCGAGACCGACGCGAACGCCTACTACCGGCCGTATCCGGAGTTCTCCAGCCGCGCCGACGCCATCCCGGTCCATCCGCAGATCGTCGCCGAGAACGGGCCCGACAGCTCACATTTCCGGTATGTGCACGGCGCCAGCGTGACTCCGGTGTGCCTGCACTGGGAGCACGTCGACGAGGAGTGGCGGTTCCTGACCGGCTGGCCAGACGCCCGCAGCGACAACCCGGACACCATGGCGCTGCGCATCCACAGCCACTTCTCCGGCCTCGGGTTCGCGATGAGCGCGTTCGAGGGGTCGTCGAACCACCGGCTGATCTTCGCGTGCACCCCGGTCGACGACGAGGTCTCGGACATGTTCTATTCGATCTGGTGGCCCAAGCTGCCCGGCGAGACGTCCGACGTGCCGCCGCCGCAGGTGATCGAGAAGGTGGAGCGGCAGTTCCTCAAGACGGTGTGGGAGGACTGCGACATCTGGCGCTACCAGAGGTACGTGGAGAATCCCCCGCTGGCCAAGGTGGACGCGAAACCGTACATGGCGTTGCGCAACTGGGCGCAACGGTTCTACGAGGTGCCGCCCGCTGGTGCGGCCACCGGATGA
- a CDS encoding NAD(P)/FAD-dependent oxidoreductase, translating to MTIDGGPARFDVVVVGAGFSGLYALHHLRERGLRVQVLERAHDVGGTWLFNRYPGARCDIESIEYSYSFSDEIQQEWVWTETMPTQPEIEAYLNFVADRLDLRRDIAFGRDVVAMTFDEHAGEWVVRTARGESFVAPFLVAATGILSVPLEPAIPGMDSFAGRSLFTSRWPADGVDLAGLRVGVIGTGSTGVQLIPVVAREAGQLIVFQRSPAYTLPWEVRAFAPGELDALKARYPEIRAAQREHPVGAARLSAFSVLLEMLAKPALKSASEQQRTHAVEEHGIMGALNWGDLFFDIEANQLAAQLYGQAVARIVEDPDTASALTPSHPFACKRPIIDQGYYQTFNRDNVSLVDLRQDPIVAVRPGGLETGSGLHEVDVLVYATGFDAMTGALSRIDVRGRGGVSLGRFWAEEGPLSYLGLAVAGFPNLFTVQGPGSPAAASNFVAALEQNVEWIGACVSYLREHGYRTIEALPEAQQEWIDEATALVASTVLVHPSCNSWYNGGNVPGKKRMYMGYTAGIPEYRRRCDEIAQADYRGFALT from the coding sequence GTGACGATCGACGGTGGCCCTGCCCGATTCGACGTGGTCGTCGTCGGCGCCGGCTTCTCCGGCCTGTATGCGCTGCACCACCTGCGCGAGCGCGGACTGCGGGTGCAGGTCCTGGAACGGGCCCACGACGTCGGCGGCACCTGGCTGTTCAACCGCTATCCGGGGGCGCGCTGCGACATCGAGAGCATCGAGTACTCCTACAGCTTCTCCGACGAGATCCAGCAGGAATGGGTCTGGACGGAGACGATGCCGACCCAGCCGGAGATCGAGGCGTATCTGAACTTCGTGGCCGACCGGCTCGACCTGCGCCGTGACATCGCGTTCGGGAGGGACGTGGTGGCGATGACGTTCGACGAGCACGCCGGTGAGTGGGTGGTGCGGACCGCGAGGGGGGAGTCGTTCGTCGCGCCGTTCCTCGTCGCCGCCACCGGGATCCTGTCGGTGCCGTTGGAACCGGCGATCCCAGGGATGGACAGCTTCGCGGGCAGATCGCTGTTCACCAGCCGCTGGCCTGCGGACGGCGTCGACCTGGCCGGCCTGCGGGTCGGGGTGATCGGCACCGGTTCCACCGGGGTTCAGCTCATCCCGGTGGTGGCCCGGGAAGCCGGTCAGCTCATCGTGTTTCAGCGCTCGCCCGCCTACACGCTGCCGTGGGAGGTGCGCGCGTTCGCACCGGGCGAGCTCGACGCGCTCAAAGCCCGCTATCCGGAGATCCGCGCCGCCCAGCGCGAGCATCCGGTGGGCGCGGCGCGGCTGAGCGCATTCTCGGTGCTGCTGGAGATGCTCGCCAAACCGGCGCTGAAGTCCGCGTCCGAACAGCAGCGGACGCACGCAGTCGAAGAACACGGCATCATGGGTGCGCTGAACTGGGGTGACCTCTTCTTCGACATCGAGGCCAACCAGCTGGCCGCACAGCTCTACGGGCAAGCGGTCGCGCGCATCGTCGAGGACCCCGACACGGCCAGCGCGCTGACGCCGAGCCACCCGTTCGCGTGCAAGCGGCCCATCATCGACCAGGGCTACTACCAGACCTTCAACCGTGACAACGTGTCGCTGGTGGACCTGCGCCAGGATCCGATCGTGGCCGTGCGTCCGGGTGGACTGGAGACCGGGAGCGGGCTGCACGAGGTGGACGTGCTCGTCTACGCGACGGGCTTCGACGCGATGACCGGGGCGCTGAGCCGGATCGACGTCCGGGGCCGGGGCGGGGTGTCGCTCGGGCGGTTCTGGGCCGAGGAGGGGCCGCTGAGCTATCTCGGGCTGGCCGTCGCGGGATTCCCGAACCTGTTCACCGTCCAGGGGCCCGGCAGCCCCGCTGCCGCGTCGAACTTCGTTGCCGCGCTGGAACAGAACGTGGAGTGGATCGGCGCCTGCGTGAGCTACCTGCGCGAGCACGGCTACCGCACCATCGAGGCGCTGCCGGAGGCGCAGCAGGAGTGGATCGACGAGGCCACCGCGCTGGTGGCGTCCACCGTGCTCGTGCACCCGTCGTGCAACTCCTGGTACAACGGCGGCAACGTGCCCGGCAAGAAACGCATGTACATGGGGTACACCGCAGGCATCCCCGAGTACCGCCGCCGATGCGACGAGATCGCGCAGGCCGATTACCGCGGGTTCGCACTGACGTGA
- a CDS encoding alpha/beta hydrolase has product MRLPERIVRIGGDLAGVVPRAHSAVASDAGWNPLSLQGVRQFGEVFLDELALTGMTLTAPPPEPQRSLDSCAAAAAELSALGVSGAHADPAPVRVNACRRRRFGRHTYEQLRFDHDPALPASLSAFGGQAQAVVHLCRAGEARRPWLVWVHGAGQGQPIDLLVSRARRLHEELGFNVALPVQPGCGVRRGAWPEYPNMDPLANIAGMMRAVSEVRALVRWLRPRAEAVVVAGVSMGSPVAGLVSHLERVDAVAVYTPISGLNAMIAAHLGRWGPSVADVAAVLRSTAAEQMAAAVDYQAVAPTAAPEHRLIVGAWHDQMARREPALALHDRWGGQLYWHRGSHVGHLFAGGVQHASEEFLGSVVARTRRGPG; this is encoded by the coding sequence GTGAGGCTGCCCGAACGGATCGTGCGGATCGGCGGGGACCTGGCCGGCGTGGTGCCCCGGGCCCATTCCGCGGTGGCTTCCGACGCCGGGTGGAACCCGTTGTCGCTCCAGGGTGTCCGTCAGTTCGGCGAGGTGTTCCTCGACGAGCTGGCGCTGACGGGGATGACACTGACCGCGCCGCCGCCCGAGCCGCAACGGTCGCTGGACTCCTGTGCGGCCGCGGCGGCCGAATTGTCGGCGCTCGGGGTCAGCGGTGCGCATGCCGACCCGGCGCCGGTGCGGGTCAACGCGTGTCGCCGGCGCCGGTTCGGCAGGCACACCTACGAGCAGCTGCGTTTCGACCACGATCCCGCGCTGCCGGCATCCCTGTCCGCGTTCGGCGGGCAGGCGCAGGCCGTCGTGCATCTGTGCCGCGCCGGTGAGGCCCGCAGGCCCTGGCTGGTGTGGGTGCACGGCGCCGGACAGGGGCAACCGATCGACCTGCTCGTGTCGCGGGCACGCCGCCTGCACGAGGAACTCGGGTTCAACGTCGCGCTTCCCGTGCAGCCGGGATGCGGGGTCCGGCGCGGCGCGTGGCCGGAGTACCCGAATATGGATCCGCTGGCCAACATCGCGGGGATGATGCGGGCCGTCTCGGAGGTACGTGCCCTCGTGCGGTGGCTGCGACCGCGGGCAGAGGCCGTCGTGGTGGCTGGAGTATCGATGGGAAGCCCGGTGGCAGGCCTGGTTTCGCATCTGGAACGGGTCGACGCCGTCGCGGTCTACACCCCGATCTCCGGGCTGAACGCGATGATCGCCGCCCACCTCGGCCGCTGGGGACCGTCGGTGGCCGACGTCGCGGCGGTGCTGCGGTCGACGGCGGCCGAACAGATGGCCGCGGCGGTCGACTACCAGGCCGTCGCACCCACCGCGGCGCCCGAGCACCGGCTGATCGTCGGCGCCTGGCACGACCAGATGGCGCGCCGGGAGCCCGCGCTCGCGCTGCACGACCGCTGGGGCGGGCAGTTGTACTGGCATCGCGGCAGCCACGTCGGACACCTGTTCGCCGGCGGGGTGCAGCACGCGTCGGAGGAATTCCTGGGGTCCGTCGTCGCGCGGACACGCCGGGGCCCGGGCTAG
- a CDS encoding TetR/AcrR family transcriptional regulator, with protein MPSPARGLTQSQRLELSASRLLRAAVALIGEKGWDATTAAEIGQRAGYSRAMVHARYGSKDALLETLFAVEYEKKLSPAADPGSDGMTQALAHADRIASLHAEDPDLCRAIFVLTFEAAKATSQAHPYIRMWLARAAHTVEAGLRTGVTDGSVRPDVDIARAVNDFGSAVLGTAYQWVMQAYPYDIAEELACARARLVADYGAG; from the coding sequence GTGCCTTCTCCCGCCAGAGGGTTGACCCAGTCTCAGCGCCTTGAGCTCTCGGCGAGCCGGCTGCTCCGGGCCGCCGTCGCGTTGATCGGCGAAAAGGGCTGGGACGCAACCACGGCAGCGGAGATCGGCCAGCGCGCCGGCTACAGCCGGGCGATGGTGCACGCCCGCTACGGCAGCAAGGACGCGCTGCTGGAGACGTTGTTCGCGGTCGAGTACGAGAAGAAGTTGAGCCCGGCGGCCGATCCCGGCTCCGACGGGATGACACAGGCGCTGGCGCATGCCGACCGGATCGCGTCGTTGCACGCCGAGGACCCGGACCTGTGCCGCGCGATCTTCGTGCTGACCTTCGAGGCGGCCAAGGCGACGTCACAGGCCCACCCGTACATCCGCATGTGGCTGGCACGTGCGGCGCACACCGTCGAGGCGGGTCTGCGCACCGGCGTCACCGACGGATCCGTGCGACCCGACGTCGACATCGCCAGGGCGGTCAACGATTTCGGCTCCGCCGTGCTCGGCACGGCCTATCAGTGGGTCATGCAGGCCTATCCTTACGACATCGCCGAAGAGCTGGCCTGCGCGCGGGCGCGTCTGGTCGCCGACTACGGCGCCGGCTAG
- a CDS encoding phosphotransferase, with protein sequence MTSGTTDAGNATAVPGGVAGLTPQWLTDVLRTDAGLPRTAAVTDVRAERIAEDSGFSSLLYRLHLTGDDVPATLIAKLAAESEARGAMELLEGYRRELRFYRDVAGRAPMDTPRVYAARIAEDSVDFVLLLEDLRDWDNADHLAGLSMDRARLAIANLAALHAWSTDPVNCSALQSFPSLSTAVVRELLVPAFGPGWQVYREKSGAAVPRRVARFAERFAESAPQALSALTEHSMLLHGDIRADNMFFDGDRLKIVDFQFASVGCGAADIGYLVSQGLPTALRRGHDQSLVREYLGALRQRGLTSYHFDDAWRHYRFAVAYLMMLPVITLIGWDSMPERSRALCLELTARSVAAIDDIDATEVFG encoded by the coding sequence GTGACTTCAGGAACGACCGACGCGGGCAACGCGACCGCAGTGCCGGGCGGCGTCGCGGGCCTGACGCCGCAGTGGCTGACCGACGTGCTGCGCACCGACGCCGGCCTGCCGCGCACAGCAGCCGTCACCGACGTCCGCGCCGAGCGGATCGCCGAGGACTCCGGGTTCTCGTCGCTGCTCTACCGCCTGCACCTCACCGGTGACGACGTGCCTGCCACGCTGATCGCGAAACTGGCCGCCGAATCCGAGGCCCGCGGCGCGATGGAACTGCTGGAAGGCTACCGGCGCGAGCTCAGGTTCTACCGCGACGTGGCCGGGCGCGCGCCGATGGACACGCCGCGGGTCTATGCCGCGCGGATCGCCGAGGACTCGGTGGATTTCGTGCTGCTGCTGGAAGATCTGCGCGACTGGGACAACGCCGACCATCTCGCCGGATTGTCGATGGACCGGGCCCGGCTGGCCATCGCTAACCTGGCGGCCCTGCACGCCTGGTCCACCGATCCCGTCAACTGCTCGGCGCTGCAGAGCTTTCCGAGCCTGTCCACAGCGGTGGTGCGGGAGTTGCTGGTGCCGGCGTTCGGGCCGGGCTGGCAGGTCTACCGCGAGAAGTCCGGTGCCGCCGTGCCTCGCCGGGTGGCGCGGTTCGCCGAGCGGTTCGCCGAGTCGGCGCCTCAGGCGCTGTCGGCGCTGACCGAGCACTCGATGCTGCTGCACGGCGACATCCGGGCCGACAACATGTTCTTCGACGGTGACCGGCTCAAGATCGTCGACTTCCAGTTCGCGTCGGTGGGTTGCGGTGCCGCGGACATCGGCTATCTGGTCAGTCAGGGGCTGCCCACCGCGCTGCGCCGGGGTCACGACCAGTCACTGGTGCGGGAGTACCTCGGGGCGTTGCGGCAACGCGGCCTCACGTCCTACCACTTCGACGACGCCTGGCGGCACTACCGGTTCGCGGTGGCGTACCTGATGATGCTTCCGGTGATCACGCTGATCGGCTGGGACAGCATGCCGGAACGCTCGAGGGCGCTGTGTCTGGAACTGACCGCCCGGTCCGTCGCCGCGATCGACGACATCGACGCGACAGAGGTTTTCGGGTGA
- a CDS encoding nuclear transport factor 2 family protein, with product MTRSAREVVEQYNLVVWNQRDFALAEELMGDTVIRHDVGESSTLTHEQAVARIVDHWDMFSAIRFDLNLVVAGDDGEHVAIVYQSPMTLKDGTETTISSMEIFRVVDGRITEVWNCGYKQGIWS from the coding sequence GTGACCCGGTCCGCACGAGAGGTGGTCGAGCAGTACAACCTCGTGGTGTGGAATCAGCGGGACTTCGCACTCGCCGAGGAACTGATGGGCGACACCGTGATCCGCCACGACGTGGGGGAGTCCTCCACCCTGACCCACGAGCAGGCGGTGGCCCGCATCGTGGACCACTGGGACATGTTCTCGGCCATCCGTTTCGACCTGAACCTGGTGGTCGCCGGTGACGACGGAGAGCACGTCGCGATCGTGTACCAGTCGCCGATGACGCTCAAGGACGGCACCGAGACGACGATCAGCAGTATGGAGATCTTCCGCGTGGTCGATGGCAGGATCACCGAAGTCTGGAATTGCGGCTACAAGCAAGGGATTTGGTCATGA
- a CDS encoding TIGR03857 family LLM class F420-dependent oxidoreductase: MKHSGVTSTLDELGYYLLAGAGGEGPATLMDEARRGEELGFGTGFISERWNVKEASSLTGAALAVTSRMQIATAATNHNTRHPLITGSWATTMHRLSGGRFTLGIGRGIGAIYSAFGIPAVTTAQMEDFAQVMRKLWHGELIFNHDGPLGKYPVLFLDPDFREDIRLAIVAFGPQTLALGGREFDDVILHTYFTPETLQRAVKTVKDAAEQAGRDPASVRVWSCFATVGDHLPEELRLKKTVARLATYLQGYGDLLVNTNGWDSAVLQRFRDDEVVQSIGGGIDHKATAEQIEHIATLIPDEWLEPAATGSAQQCAARVRKEFDYGADAVIMHGATPDELAPVVAAYRATR; the protein is encoded by the coding sequence ATGAAGCACAGCGGCGTGACGAGCACTTTGGATGAACTGGGCTACTACCTGCTGGCCGGTGCCGGCGGTGAGGGTCCCGCCACGCTGATGGACGAGGCCCGCCGCGGCGAGGAACTGGGCTTCGGGACCGGGTTCATCTCCGAACGGTGGAACGTCAAGGAGGCCTCGTCGTTGACGGGTGCGGCGCTGGCGGTCACCAGCCGCATGCAGATCGCCACCGCGGCCACCAACCACAACACCCGCCATCCGCTGATCACCGGCTCGTGGGCGACGACGATGCACCGGCTCTCCGGCGGCCGGTTCACCCTCGGCATCGGCCGCGGCATCGGCGCGATCTACAGCGCGTTCGGGATACCCGCGGTGACCACCGCGCAGATGGAGGACTTCGCGCAGGTGATGCGCAAGCTCTGGCACGGCGAGCTGATCTTCAACCACGACGGCCCACTGGGCAAGTACCCGGTGCTGTTCCTCGACCCGGACTTCCGTGAGGACATCCGGCTGGCCATCGTCGCGTTCGGCCCGCAGACCCTCGCGCTGGGCGGGCGGGAGTTCGACGACGTCATTCTGCACACCTACTTCACGCCCGAGACGCTGCAGCGTGCGGTCAAGACCGTCAAGGACGCCGCCGAACAGGCCGGCCGGGATCCCGCGTCGGTGCGGGTGTGGTCGTGTTTCGCGACCGTCGGCGACCACCTGCCCGAGGAGCTGCGGCTGAAGAAGACCGTCGCCCGGCTGGCCACCTACCTGCAGGGTTACGGTGATCTTCTGGTCAACACCAATGGGTGGGATTCTGCTGTGCTGCAACGCTTCCGGGATGACGAGGTGGTGCAGTCCATCGGCGGCGGCATCGACCACAAGGCCACCGCCGAACAGATCGAACACATCGCGACGCTGATCCCCGACGAATGGCTCGAACCCGCTGCCACCGGCTCGGCGCAGCAGTGCGCGGCCCGGGTGCGCAAGGAGTTCGACTACGGCGCGGACGCGGTGATCATGCACGGCGCCACACCCGACGAACTGGCCCCGGTCGTCGCCGCCTACCGCGCCACCCGGTGA
- a CDS encoding carboxyl transferase domain-containing protein, with translation MASAEDWQDTLDELARRRVVSTSMGGEDRLTRHHGKGKLDARGRIGHLLDPGSFREFGTLVGGDIAADGIVTGSGLIDGRPVLVGAEDFTTLAGSIGPGGNAKRYRLAELALRDRVPLVMLLEGAGFRPSGEHYGRTPTDLLAQARCSGMVPTVSGLFGPSAGHGALVAPVCDWTIMTTQGAIFTAGPPVVKESTGEEISKEDLGGPSVALASGVIHNLGRDDAAVLDDIRRYLSYFPSSAWSYPASLPAGPATARRSTPEMLDIVPRGNRQVYDMRAVLDVVFDDTDWFEVQPKFGPAMITALAHLGGHPVAVVANQPKVMAGSIDADAADKAAHFIMVADAFHLPIVFLADNPGMLPGSRSEKAGVLRSGARMFAAQTTATTLKLHVTLRKAYGFGSMVMSLLGFDSQSATFAYPGATMGAMSAAALSRASHATEDIEAKLRQAEVDASFRSAGHLGFDDLIHPEETRDALLDALERGLYSRQAAAEPVTRTAITP, from the coding sequence ATGGCCAGTGCCGAGGATTGGCAGGACACCCTCGACGAGCTCGCCCGCAGGCGCGTGGTGTCCACCTCCATGGGTGGCGAGGACCGCCTGACCAGGCACCACGGCAAAGGAAAACTCGACGCCCGCGGTCGGATCGGGCACCTGCTGGACCCGGGCTCGTTCCGTGAGTTCGGCACGCTGGTCGGCGGCGACATCGCCGCCGACGGCATCGTCACCGGGTCCGGTCTGATCGACGGCAGGCCGGTGCTCGTCGGCGCCGAGGACTTCACCACGCTGGCCGGCAGCATCGGGCCCGGCGGCAACGCCAAACGGTACCGGCTGGCCGAGCTCGCGCTGCGGGACCGGGTGCCGCTGGTGATGCTGTTGGAGGGCGCGGGATTCCGGCCCAGCGGGGAGCATTACGGGCGCACCCCGACCGACCTGCTGGCCCAGGCCAGGTGCTCGGGCATGGTGCCCACGGTCAGCGGCTTGTTCGGGCCGTCGGCCGGGCACGGCGCGCTGGTCGCGCCGGTCTGCGACTGGACGATCATGACCACTCAGGGCGCGATCTTCACCGCGGGCCCGCCTGTGGTGAAAGAGTCCACCGGCGAGGAGATCTCGAAGGAGGACCTCGGCGGGCCGTCGGTGGCCCTGGCCAGCGGGGTGATCCACAACCTCGGGCGAGACGACGCCGCGGTGCTCGACGACATCCGCCGGTACCTGTCGTACTTCCCGTCCAGCGCGTGGTCGTACCCGGCGTCGCTTCCGGCGGGCCCGGCGACCGCACGGCGGTCGACACCGGAAATGCTGGACATCGTGCCGCGCGGCAACCGCCAGGTGTACGACATGCGCGCGGTGCTCGACGTGGTGTTCGACGACACCGACTGGTTCGAGGTACAGCCGAAATTCGGGCCCGCGATGATCACCGCGCTGGCCCACCTCGGCGGGCACCCGGTCGCGGTGGTGGCCAACCAGCCCAAGGTGATGGCCGGCTCCATCGACGCCGATGCCGCCGACAAGGCAGCGCATTTCATCATGGTCGCCGACGCGTTTCATCTGCCGATCGTGTTCCTGGCCGACAACCCGGGGATGCTGCCCGGCAGCCGCTCGGAGAAGGCCGGCGTCCTGCGCAGCGGCGCCCGCATGTTCGCCGCCCAGACCACCGCGACCACGCTGAAACTGCATGTGACACTGCGCAAGGCCTACGGGTTCGGTTCGATGGTGATGTCCCTGCTGGGTTTTGACAGCCAGAGCGCGACGTTCGCCTACCCGGGCGCGACCATGGGCGCGATGAGCGCGGCGGCGCTGAGCCGGGCCTCGCACGCGACCGAGGACATCGAGGCCAAGCTGCGTCAGGCCGAGGTGGACGCGTCGTTCCGGTCGGCCGGTCATCTTGGCTTCGACGACCTGATCCATCCGGAGGAGACACGCGACGCTCTGCTGGACGCGCTCGAGCGTGGCCTCTACAGCCGCCAGGCCGCGGCCGAACCGGTGACCCGCACGGCGATCACCCCCTAG